In Fibrobacter sp. UWB10, the genomic window TGCCTCATTCATCATGCCCCAGAAGGGCTGATGGAAGTACAGCGTGCAAAGTGCAAAGAAAGCCATGAAAATCTGCGCCATCGAAAGCACAATCAAGCTGTCTTTCTTAAGCAGCTTGCCGCTTACCGCAGAACCAAGCGCAAGGCCCAAGATGAAGGCCGAAAGCATCTGGTCAAAGCTATGGCTCGAAGAACCCAACAACAGCGACAGCAAACGAATCCAGACAATTTCATAGACAAACGAAGTAAGGCCAGTAATCGCCGCAATCCAGAACCAAGTGTTCTTCGGCGGCATGGCAAGCTTGTGTTCGGCCACGTAGTCTTCGTCATGAACTTCGGGCGCATCGTCATCTTTAGGCGGCACAGGCGAAGTCGCAATGCCGATAAAGCTAAACACCGCAGCCAGCAAGAAGTTGATAGAGGCGGCCACGCACAAGGTAGCGTGGTTACCGATTTCAGGAATCAACAGGTAGCTTGTCGCCAGAATACCGATGGCAGAGCCCAAGCTGTTGGTAAAGTAAAGCATCGGGAGCGAAACTTCGGCGCCACTCTTGCGCATAAGTCCCGCTGCAATAAAGGGAAATGTCATACCGACCGCAATCGCAATCGGGAGCGTCGAACCCGTGGCAAGCACGACCTTCGCAATTTCTGCACCGCGCGGCGTCAGCGAAGCCGTCCATGCAGAATCGTAGAATATTCCCGTAAGCCAAATGTACAGCGGGTGGTACGCAACACCGCCAATACCGATAGCCAATTCCACCAAGCCGTATCCCAAGAGCGGGCGCTTGGTTTTCTCGACCATCTTGCCTGCAATAAAGCTACCTATGGCAAGGCCGCCCATGTAAATGCAGAGCGTGAGCACTTGGCCGTAGCTAGAATGCCCCAAGAAGAGTTTAAGGTAACGAGCCCACGAGCCTTCGTAAATCAGGCCCGCAAACCCGGACAGGGCAAACAGGAAATAGACTAGGATATTCATATCCTAATTATAGTAAGAAGTAGACAGTAGGAAGTAGGAAGTATTTAGTTTGGTCGTATAACTTGAACAAACGCGTTTTTTACTTCTTTTCAGCTTTTTCGACGGCGACTTCGGCTTTTTCTGCCGCTTTTTCGGCTGCAGCCTCGGCAGCCTTGATTTCGGCCTTCCACGGGGTAAGGCCTACCACATTATCGACCGGGAGCGAAAATGCGATTCCCTGGCCCATGGTGTCAAGCCCCGCCTTCTGGTAAAGGGCGTGTAAAACGGCATCCTTGATCTTGGCATCCACCAAAATCATCACGATTTCCTTTTCAGGCTGAATCGCGATATGGAAAAACGACTCGGCTTCCTTGTTCGCCGTACCGCGGGCATTCAGAATCGTACCGCCGCGGGCACCGGCATCTTTCGCCGCTTCCATCACGGTTTCAGAGAATCCGGTATTCACAATGCAAAAGATGACTTCGTGATTGAATCCGCTCATTTTTCGTTTCTCCGTACCGCATCGCGGTTGTCGCTTAAAAAGTTAAAAATGGACTTGCCAATAATGCTTGCCATCGGAATCGTATAGGCAATACCCTTGCCGCCCACAATCGTATTGAACTTCTCGGCAAGGCTGTCAAGAGCTGCGCGCAGATTGTTCTCGCCAATAATGCTGATAATCACGGCGCGGTCCGAATCGGCAAGGCCCATGGCTGTTGCAATTTCACGCGGAGCAGTACCTTGGCCAAACAGCACCATCTGCATGTTCACGCCAAAAGACTGGATGTGGTCCATGTAAAAGTCCGCCTTGGCACGGCTCACCACCGTAATCAAAATCTTGAGGCGGTTCATGGAAACCTTGGCACGCGTGCTCCCGCGCAACACCCTGTTTCTTATTTTCTTTTCTACATCCATGGCGCCCCCTACATAAAGTCGATAATCTGTTCGTCGTCGGCATCCTGAATGCGACGCATCATCATGCGGTTACGGAGCGCCGTCGAAACGGTAGCCCTGAAACCGAGCACCTGTATAGTAATCAAGGGCGTCATCGCGACCATCGCGACAATACCGAAAGCATAATTCAAAATGGAATCGCCTCCGTCACGCAGGCCCGCGCATGCACCAATCGCCAAGGGCAGAATAAAGCTAGAAGTCAACGGACCGCTCGCCACGCCACCCGAGTCAAACGCAATCGCGGTATAAAGCTTAGGCACAAAGAACGAAAGTCCAAGCGAAATAAAGTAACCCGGAATCAGGTAATAAATAATCGGGAACCCGACAATAATGCGAATCATCGAAAGGCCAATCGAAATTCCCACACCCACTGAAAGTGCAATCAGCATCGAGCGCTTGGTCACCAAGCCACCCGTTACCTCTTCGACCTGCTTGTTCAACACATGCACCGCAGGTTCTGCAAGCACCACCACCAGGCCAAGCACAAAACCAGCCACCACAAGCGCACGTGGCATGGCACCCAGTTGCTTGCCCAATTCAAAACCAATCGGCATGAATCCGACCGCTACCGCCGTCAAGAAAACTACCAGGCCCACAAACGTGTACACAATGCCGAACGCCATCGGGATAATTTTGGCCCAAGAAAGGCGAAGCACTGTAATCTGGAGCAGCATAAAGAACACCACAATCAAGCCAAGCGCCACAAGCACTTCTTTTGCAACGCCTAAAATGACCGGCAAAAAGTTCATACCGAGACTTGCGTCAATCGAATACGCCGACTCCGAAAGCTGGTACGTCAAATCGCCCTTCGAAAAAATCACGAGCCCCATGAGCGCAATAATCGGGCCCACCGAGCAAAGCGCAATCAGGCCGAAGCTGTTTTCATTCGCGCTTTTACCGCCAATAGCCCCAGCCACACCCACACCGAGTGCCATAATGAAGGGAACCGTAATCGGGCCCGTGGTCACGCCACCCGAATCAAAAGCCAACGGCACGAACATGTCCTTCCCGAAGGAAAGCATGAGCATGCCAAACATGAAAAGCATCAAGTAAAAGAAGATAATAATCGTCGAAAGATCGCGTTTAAATACAATCTTGATAATCGAAAGCGCCAAAAAGCAACCCACGCCAACGCCAATTGTCGTAATCAAGAGTGTCGGTTCCACCGCCGCACGCACCTGTTCGGCAAGCACTGACAAATCGGGTTCTGCAACCGTAATGAGCACACCCATCACAAAGCACACCGAAACAAGCAGCTGCAGGCGCCTGGATTTGGTAAGACCCGACCCCACATGTTCGCCCATCGGGGTCATGGCAAGGTCGGCACCCAGGTTAAAAAGCCCAATGCCCACAATCAAGAAAATCGCACAAATCGAAAAAACAGCAAGTTGCTTAAAGGACAGCGTCACCAGCGGTGTGCATGACACCGCAAGTACAATCAGCGTAACCGGCAAGACCGAGCCAAACGCCTCTTTCAACTTGTCCAGCAAAATCTTAAACATTTGCGGGAAATATAGAAAAACGCAAGAAAACGCAGATTTTTATAATTATTTTTCTAAAAAACATGCAACCAATGCAACTTTCGGGGCATCTAAAGGGTACAATGGACGAAAAAGTGATTCTTCAACACCTTAAGAGCGGCAGCCGCGAAGCGTTAAGCCTACTTTGGCAGGCGCAAAGCGCGAATGTGCTGAATTTGGCATTCCGAATGCTGAAAGACCGCGACGAGGCCGAAGACATTATGATGGACATTTTTGTGCAGATTCCAAAGAAAATTCAGGGTTTTCAGGGGCAATCGGCACTGGCAACGTGGCTTTACAGGCTCACCGTCAACGAATGTCTTATGAAGCTCAGGGCACAAAAGCGCCACCGCGAACTCGAAGAAGAACACATAGACGTCATCGTAGAAGACGCTCTCGGCAAAATCGAGGGCTTTGACACGAGCGATTTCGATCCGGAACTTTTAGAAATGGGCCTGAACGCGCTCAACGCCGAAACGCGAAGCATGCTCTGGCTCAAAGATGCCGAAGACTTAGACGTGAAAGACCTGGCGGAAATTTACAAGAAGCCCGAAGGTACCATCAAGGCACGCCTCAGTCGCGCAAGAGCTTTTGTTCGCAACTACTTGAACGAACGCAAAGAAAACGCAAAAAAAGGAGCTTAACCATGTCTACTAAAATTGACTTTTCGAAAATGGAGCGGCTCACTCCTCGGGCAGACTCGTGGGACAAAGTTTGCGCCCGCCTCGACGCCGAAAACGCAAAGAGCAAGATTATCTCTATCAAGAGCTGGTACAGCGCTATTCCACTGGCTGCAAGTTTTGTGCTTGTGAGCCTGACTGCGGTTTTGCCGTCTTTCACCAGCGATATCGAACAAGAAAATTCTTCCGCCGAATATGTTTCGATCAACAATTCCGCACCGTCCGAAGTTTTGAGCTGGTATGAAAGCCTCGGCAATTCGGCAAGCGACGAATTCGAAACTTTGGAAGAAACTGTTGGCTTTAGCTATTTAATAAAGGAGTAACTCTATGAACGGAAACAAGCTCTTCGCGGCAAGCATTGCGATTCTTGCCCTCGCCCTGGGATTTTTCCTAGGAAACCTCCATATTGGAGGCTGTTGCTGTAGCGGCATGGGTATGTCTTGTTGTAAAAAAGGCGCCCCTTGCGAACACAGCGCCATGAACGCCCCCTGCGACTGCACCAAGGGTCTGCCCTGCTCTTGCGAAAAGAACGGACAGCCCTGCCATTGCCCGAACTGCGCCAAGCACGGCCATAAAGGTCCGCATGAAGGCCCGCACGGTGACTTTGACAAGGGTCCCGGCCCGAAATTCAAAGGCCCGAACTTTGAAGCAATTGATTCTCTGCTGCAGGTAACGCCGGAACAGAAGGCCGCCATCGAAGCTAACCGTGTGAAGGGTGATTCCATTTTCAAGGAACTCCGCAAGAACAAGCACGAAGCCGAAAAGGCTCTGGGCGCCGCCCTTGAAAGCAAAGATGCCGCAAACATCGATGCCGCCAAGGCAAAGGTGCTTGACGCCGACAAGGCTTTGCTCGAACACCGCATTAATGGAATGGCTGCCCTCGGCAAAATCTTGACAGCCGAACAGTTCGAAAAGTTCACTGCCTTCCATAAGGAACAGATGAAGAACTTCCGTGGGCATAGGAAAGGACCGCACCACGGCCCGCACGGCAACCCGCCTCCTCCGCCTCCGGCTAACTAAAATTTGACTCCCTCAAAAAGCAAAAAGTCCTCGGCATCGCTGTCGAGGACTTTTCTTTATTTCAGCTAGAGATCCTGCTCCTACGAACCTAATTCAACTATGGCTCTAAAGAGCCAAGTTTCATATATCGACTCGTTACACTCGCTCAGGATGACACGTTCGTGTCATTTCTTCATAAACGAGAGATTCTGCGCGACTCGGAAAATGCCTTCGGCGCGGTGCTTGTTACTGGCCGACACGCCGTTGAATGTTTCCAGGAACCTAGTCAGTTCAAACACGCCACCACCCTGCTTAAGCACATGGACCGCGCAAAGCGAAATAACGCCGAGCGAAGAGTTAATGATATCGAGGTCCGTATTTGCCAACTGGAATACCGCAAGCTGGTAGGCATCTTCGGTATTTCTCTTGATAAGCCTGTCGATATCACCCAGCGTCTTGAATCCAAACGAAGCGAATACGCTCAAAAATCGCGTCAGCGATGTCTCGTGGATTTCGGCCTGATTGATGGAGGCGATACGCTTGTTTAACATATCGAACGGACGCAATTCCAGATAGTTTCCGAAGGAATCACCGTTGAGTTCGACTTCGTCAAAACAACCCGAACTCACCAGGGATTGCACATGGCGGCGGTAATCGTTGATGCCTGAACGAATCAAGCAGAATTGTTCGTCAATCAATTCCAGCATTCCCGCCAAGCGGTTCAAGTTGCGCAGGTATTCCTTGGGAACTTCGAAGCCGGACTTGTAACCCGTATCGTGATCCAGCACCGCCCACACATGCTGTAAGGCCGTACGCATCTGCACTTCAAAACGGACCTCGTTCATTTGCGGATAGTCGGGATCAAAATATTTTTCTTTGGGCAAGCGGCAAATGTAATGCAGCGAATTATAGCCGAAACTGTCAATCTCGTGCATCTTGCGCTTATCGATACTATTTTCCCAATCGATTTCGAAAAGGCGGCCCACAAGGGCGGCTACTTTATCGACTTCATCGCTGTAGAACGTAATGACGCGAACGCCTAGAATATCCGTCAAGTCTGAAAGAGAATTGTACTTGCCCGACTTGCGTTCGAGTTTGCCCGCAAGGCTGTCTTCGGCCTTAACGCGACCTTCGATGGCGTTGATGTAGATTTTATTTTCTTCGATACTTTCGCGAAGAATGCGCTTGACTACCCGCAAAAGCTTTTCAAAAACGATATGCTGTTCGTGATATTCTTCTAGAATCAAGGTTTCTTTAGGCGGTAGACGATAGTCCTTCTTTTCTGCGTCCATGACTCACCTTACTTCTTGAAAACCTTGTCGATGGTTTCAGTGAACTCATCGTAAGCGAATGTTCCCTTGAGGCTAGCAAGAGCACGTGCAAGCCCGCGGAAATGCCATTCGTGCGAAGCCTTGTCTTTGACGCAGAACAAGTCCCACACCTTGTCGCCAATCGCTTGGTAGTCGCGATAGATAGCACGGATATTGCTTAATTTATCTGCAAGCGCTACAATTTTGACATCGTTCGTTGCCGTCGAGAGGCGTTCAATCGCTTCTTCTTTACGCAGGCGCCAACTTTCCTGACGGCTCTTGCCTTCAAATTCAATGTCGGATTCTGCCTCCACAAGTTCTGCAATGCGCTTGCCGAATTCGCGTTCGACATCCTTGAGCGTCACGTTGGTATCTTCTACCGTATCGTGCAACACTGCAGCGGCCAAAAGTTCCTGGTCGTTGGTCATGGTGGCAGCAATCGAGACCGCTTCCATCGGGTGAACAATGTAGGGGAACGCCTTCCCCTTGCGTTCCGCCCCCTGGTGAGCCTTGACTGCAAAAACAATCGCTTTGTCGAGAATTGAAGTATCCATGACACTAAATGTATATAAAAATTTTTCTAAATTTACCCTCGCAACAAATACCCGCGCAGCGGAAAGGATTAATCTATGTCGAAACTGACTGATTCTACGGAATGGAAGGCACTTGAAGCCCACGCCGAAGTCGCCAAGACCTGGCACATGAAGGAACTCTTCGCAAAGGACCCGGCTCGTGCCGACAAGTTCAGCGCCGAAGCCTGCGGCCTTTTCCTGGACTACTCCAAGAACATCATCACTGACGAAACCATGGCCAAGCTCCAGGACCTCCTGAAGTCTGCCGGTTTCGAAGACATGCGCAAGAAGTACTTTGCTGGCGAAAAGATTAACACCACCGAAAAGCGCGCCGTGCTCCATACCGCTCTGCGCTACAAGGGTAACGATCCGATCTGCGTCGACGGCAAGGACGTGATGCCCGAAGTTCGCGCCGTGCTCAAGCACATGGAAGAATTCACCAAGCTCGTACGTACCGGCAAGTGGAAGGGCCACACCGGCAAGTCCATCAAGTACGTGGTGAACATCGGTATCGGCGGTTCCGACCTCGGTCCGGTGATGGTGACTGAAGCCCTCAAGCCGTATGCTGAAAAGCCGGCTGCTGGCGAATACTCTCCGGAAGTCTACTTCGTTTCTAACATCGACGGCACTCACATGGCCGAAACCCTCAAGAAGGTGAACATCGAAGAAACGCTCTTCATCGTTGCTTCCAAGACCTTCACCACTCTTGAAACCATGACCAACGCCGAAACTGCTAAGGCTGCAGTTCTCAAGGCTTTCAATGGCGACGAAAAGTCCATCGCCAAGCACTTCGTGGCTCTGTCCACCAACACCGAAGCCGTGTCTGCCTTCGGTATCGACACCGCCAACATGTTCGAATTCTGGAACTGGGTGGGTGGCCGTTACTCCCTGTGGTCTGCAATCGGTCTTTCCATTGCTCTCCGCATCGGTTTCGACAACTACATGAAGCTCCACCAGGGCGCCTACGAAATGGATCAGCATTTCAAGACTGCTCCGGTCGACAAGAACCTCCCGGTTATCCTCGCCCTCATCGGCGTGTGGTACAACAACTTCTTTGGCGCTTCTAGCTACGCCATGCTCCCGTACGACCAGTACCTGCACCGCCTCGCAGCCTACTTCCAGCAGGCCGACATGGAATCCAACGGTAAGACCGTTGATCGCGATTCCAAGCGCGTGAACTACCAGACTGGTCCGATCCTTTGGGGCGAACCGGGTACGAACGGCCAGCACGCCTTCTACCAGCTGATCCACCAGGGCACCAAGATGATTCCTTGCGACTTCATCGCCCCGGCAAACAGCCACAACAAGGTCGGCGACCATCACCAGAAACTCCTCTCTAACTTCTTTGCACAGCCCGAAGCCTTGATGAACGGCAAGACCCTCGCCCAGGCTCAGGAAGAACTCCGCAAGGACGGTAAGTCCGAAGAAGAAATCGCATTCCTCGCCCCGCACAAGGTGTTCGAAGGCAACAAGCCGACCAACTCCATCATGATGGATTACGTTTCTCCGGAAACGCTCGGCGCCCTCATCGCCATGTACGAACACAAGATCTTCACGCAGGGCGTGATCTGGAACATCAACAGCTACGACCAGTGGGGTGTTGAACTCGGTAAGCAGCTCGCCAAGAAGATCCTCCCGGAACTTGCCAAGGCCGATGCCGAACTCAACCACGACAGCTCCACCAACGGTCTTATCCGCTGGTTCAAGGCTCACCAGAAGTAAGCTGAAGCAAAGCACTAGCCGTGACCCGAGACGACAAGTATTAACGAGTCGTTGAGGGGAGAGTGAGCGAGAGTCCAAAGGATCATCCTTGGACATCGAGCGAACGGTATGTAAGGCCGCGACATAAAAGTCGCGGTCTTTTTTATGTATTCGCCCCTAGCATTTTTCTTGTAATTTGTTATAATTTTTACATTGGGTTATCAAGAAAGGAGATTGCTTGCCATGTTTGCATGCAAAACATTTACCCCGCGAATTATTTCTGTATTAGCTGCTTTTTCGATGGCAGGTTTTTTCCTATGTTCCTGCGGCGACGACGAGACCAAAACCATTACCTCGACCGAGCCAATCAAAGAAGAACCTGCTCCCGACACAACAACAGCTTCTAAGGCTGATTCTACAGACAAAGCTTCTGCCGATTCCACCACAAGCACGCCTGATTCAGCAGCTACAGTCGAAACAACGCACACCATTTTCGGTTACGCCAACCGAGGCCAATACTTTATCGGGAGCGAAATCGTGCTGCGCGAATTAGACAGCACCCTTGCGCAAACCGGTATCGTCCACCGTTCAGTCATCGCAGACACTTTAGGCGCATTTATCTTTCCTGATGTCAAGCTGACTCAACCTTACGTCCATATCGAAGTCTTAGGCAAGTTCAATTCCGTTTGCTACGAATCTTCCTATAACGGAAGCAATTTCTTAGGATCAATCGAAACCTACGCAGACGTTCGCAAAGGCGACACGATCAACCTGAACGTTTTAACGCAAATGCAAGCCAAGCGCCTCCCTCGCTATATGGACAAAGGCTATTCATTCGATTCCGCCATGTCTACGCTTCAATCCGAAATTTCTGCGCTCTTAATGCTTGATACGTTGCATACAGAATTCAACAAACTGAACTTGGTAACAGAGCAAAGCGAAAGCTATTACCTGTTAGGCGCCACCATTCTTGCCGAAGCTTATATCCATGAAGACAAATACTTTGACCAAATGCTTGACCATGAGGTTCTAAACGATTCCGTTACGTCAGGATTATGGAAACAGGCATACAGCGCCGCCAACGACAAAGACTGTTGGAAAATTACGGAGAATTCTAGAAAATACGGCTACCACTTTATCATCACTGACGCCAAGAAATACCTCAACCAAGTTTGGGTTGCAAAATACGCTCTTGGTGAATGCACCGCCGAAAACCAAAACGAAATCAAATCCCCCGCATTCAGCAGCCACGCATACAGCTTAATGTATTGTGACTCTACCAAGTGGGAACAAAGCTCCGGAAATTGCGGCACACTCGATAAAATTGCCTTAAGGACTTTTGAAGGTGATACGATTGCCGGGCACCTGAACCCAGCTCCTTACTGTGAAGATGTTTATTACTACTGGGGTACTTTCCAGGGTGAATACATGTGGAGAAAAGCCGACAACATCGAAACAGGCCTTAATCTCGCCTGCGTCGATGGCACCCGCGGTCTTTACGGCAAGAGTGGCAAAAAGTGTTACTACTGCGACGGAAACTACTGGCGAGATAAAGAAATGACCGAATGCGATGAACACATTGTTTCTGTCGGGCATACAAATTAATTGGGGGACACGATGAAAAGATTGATCACAGGTATTCTTTTGGTAGGCGGCCTCCTGGCGGGCTGTGGCGAAGATTCTTCAAGTGAACCGCAAAACGAACCCACAAACGAACCTACACAGAACGATGAAAAGGGCAAAGACGAAAAGGATTCTAAATCTGATTCCTTGGCAACCTCCGATTCGCTTCCAACCGCAGATTCAATAACGCTGTTTAAAAAGGACAAGTTCACACTAATCACCGCACACTCAAAATGGACCGAAGCATCCATACTCGAATTGAATTCGGCGCTGGATCTTACAGGTCGCGAATTCATGGTCAAGGCAGAATGCGACTCTTGCGACTTTTTATTCAAGAACTTAAAATTGCAATCGCCATACGCTCTCTTGAAAGTCGAAAAAAGAACTTCCAACACCGTTCCCGAAATGAGTTTTATAGACCTGAGCAGAATAGATACAGCCTACGTCAATTTGCTCACCTTGTTCGAAAGCAAAAGAATCCTGAAGCTCATGAAGGACGGGCTCCCAGCAGATTCTGCAGAAAGAAAAGCCCAGCAAGAAGTCTTGAGTGATCTTCTCGGCGAGACATTCGATATCAAACTTTCAAATCAAATTTCTCGTAACGATAAAGATTCCCTAACCCAGAATATCGTAAAGGCATTCTCTATCGGCAACATCTATTACCATACCGGCCTTGAAAGCCTATTCGAAGAGACCGGCAAATGGGAAAAAGACAGCCTTAAACTCATATTCGCCGACTA contains:
- a CDS encoding Spy/CpxP family protein refolding chaperone, producing the protein MNGNKLFAASIAILALALGFFLGNLHIGGCCCSGMGMSCCKKGAPCEHSAMNAPCDCTKGLPCSCEKNGQPCHCPNCAKHGHKGPHEGPHGDFDKGPGPKFKGPNFEAIDSLLQVTPEQKAAIEANRVKGDSIFKELRKNKHEAEKALGAALESKDAANIDAAKAKVLDADKALLEHRINGMAALGKILTAEQFEKFTAFHKEQMKNFRGHRKGPHHGPHGNPPPPPPAN
- a CDS encoding (p)ppGpp synthetase produces the protein MDAEKKDYRLPPKETLILEEYHEQHIVFEKLLRVVKRILRESIEENKIYINAIEGRVKAEDSLAGKLERKSGKYNSLSDLTDILGVRVITFYSDEVDKVAALVGRLFEIDWENSIDKRKMHEIDSFGYNSLHYICRLPKEKYFDPDYPQMNEVRFEVQMRTALQHVWAVLDHDTGYKSGFEVPKEYLRNLNRLAGMLELIDEQFCLIRSGINDYRRHVQSLVSSGCFDEVELNGDSFGNYLELRPFDMLNKRIASINQAEIHETSLTRFLSVFASFGFKTLGDIDRLIKRNTEDAYQLAVFQLANTDLDIINSSLGVISLCAVHVLKQGGGVFELTRFLETFNGVSASNKHRAEGIFRVAQNLSFMKK
- the pgi gene encoding glucose-6-phosphate isomerase, coding for MSKLTDSTEWKALEAHAEVAKTWHMKELFAKDPARADKFSAEACGLFLDYSKNIITDETMAKLQDLLKSAGFEDMRKKYFAGEKINTTEKRAVLHTALRYKGNDPICVDGKDVMPEVRAVLKHMEEFTKLVRTGKWKGHTGKSIKYVVNIGIGGSDLGPVMVTEALKPYAEKPAAGEYSPEVYFVSNIDGTHMAETLKKVNIEETLFIVASKTFTTLETMTNAETAKAAVLKAFNGDEKSIAKHFVALSTNTEAVSAFGIDTANMFEFWNWVGGRYSLWSAIGLSIALRIGFDNYMKLHQGAYEMDQHFKTAPVDKNLPVILALIGVWYNNFFGASSYAMLPYDQYLHRLAAYFQQADMESNGKTVDRDSKRVNYQTGPILWGEPGTNGQHAFYQLIHQGTKMIPCDFIAPANSHNKVGDHHQKLLSNFFAQPEALMNGKTLAQAQEELRKDGKSEEEIAFLAPHKVFEGNKPTNSIMMDYVSPETLGALIAMYEHKIFTQGVIWNINSYDQWGVELGKQLAKKILPELAKADAELNHDSSTNGLIRWFKAHQK
- a CDS encoding sigma-70 family RNA polymerase sigma factor; translated protein: MQPMQLSGHLKGTMDEKVILQHLKSGSREALSLLWQAQSANVLNLAFRMLKDRDEAEDIMMDIFVQIPKKIQGFQGQSALATWLYRLTVNECLMKLRAQKRHRELEEEHIDVIVEDALGKIEGFDTSDFDPELLEMGLNALNAETRSMLWLKDAEDLDVKDLAEIYKKPEGTIKARLSRARAFVRNYLNERKENAKKGA
- a CDS encoding DUF1538 domain-containing protein: MFKILLDKLKEAFGSVLPVTLIVLAVSCTPLVTLSFKQLAVFSICAIFLIVGIGLFNLGADLAMTPMGEHVGSGLTKSRRLQLLVSVCFVMGVLITVAEPDLSVLAEQVRAAVEPTLLITTIGVGVGCFLALSIIKIVFKRDLSTIIIFFYLMLFMFGMLMLSFGKDMFVPLAFDSGGVTTGPITVPFIMALGVGVAGAIGGKSANENSFGLIALCSVGPIIALMGLVIFSKGDLTYQLSESAYSIDASLGMNFLPVILGVAKEVLVALGLIVVFFMLLQITVLRLSWAKIIPMAFGIVYTFVGLVVFLTAVAVGFMPIGFELGKQLGAMPRALVVAGFVLGLVVVLAEPAVHVLNKQVEEVTGGLVTKRSMLIALSVGVGISIGLSMIRIIVGFPIIYYLIPGYFISLGLSFFVPKLYTAIAFDSGGVASGPLTSSFILPLAIGACAGLRDGGDSILNYAFGIVAMVAMTPLITIQVLGFRATVSTALRNRMMMRRIQDADDEQIIDFM
- a CDS encoding HD domain-containing protein, which encodes MDTSILDKAIVFAVKAHQGAERKGKAFPYIVHPMEAVSIAATMTNDQELLAAAVLHDTVEDTNVTLKDVEREFGKRIAELVEAESDIEFEGKSRQESWRLRKEEAIERLSTATNDVKIVALADKLSNIRAIYRDYQAIGDKVWDLFCVKDKASHEWHFRGLARALASLKGTFAYDEFTETIDKVFKK
- a CDS encoding P-II family nitrogen regulator — translated: MSGFNHEVIFCIVNTGFSETVMEAAKDAGARGGTILNARGTANKEAESFFHIAIQPEKEIVMILVDAKIKDAVLHALYQKAGLDTMGQGIAFSLPVDNVVGLTPWKAEIKAAEAAAEKAAEKAEVAVEKAEKK